In Sesamum indicum cultivar Zhongzhi No. 13 linkage group LG8, S_indicum_v1.0, whole genome shotgun sequence, the sequence GGCACAAGCTCCTTAGGTCATTGTTGCCTTTCTGGTCAAGTGCATTGCCAACACTACCAGTGACCGCGCCGCCAAGGAAAGAGACATCGCATGCAGATGATGCTTCAGAAGGTCGTGTAAGACACCACAAGTCTTCAAGAATGGATCCAAGAAAGCTCCTCTTAGTCATAGCTATCATGTAAGAGAGTCTTTTCCTTAATAAAAGCTTCCTCACAGATGTTAGATTTGTAAAGATGCTAATGAGAACAGAGTTGGTTTTCgagctatttttttttatccatgCGCTTTTATTAGCAGAACCACATAAAAAGCAGAAGCAGCTGATTATTTCTTAACAGGAAAAGATCTTGTCAAACTCAAAGTTGGCAGAAGAATGAAACTGTTGCGGACTTTTTTGATTGGCCTCTTCTGTTAATTATGACAACTAGTTTTCTTCAATACACTCTCTTTCTGTGCAGGGCCTGCATGGCAACAATGGGGATTCTGTATTACAGAATTGCACAGCGTGGTCTAGGTGAAGATTTACCTGAAGATGAAATGCAGTGATCAACCTTGAATATTCTATTTGGTCACATGGTGATAGTTGGACTATCGTGTTATATCGTACTTGTGCTCTGCATGCTCCAGTGTCAGAGATATTCATCATGAGAAACTTTGAGAAAGTTCCGTCTGTTCTGTCTGGATGATGCTGAACTCTTGATAGTGCCTTTTGGGTTGTAGAAGATATTCGATCTCTAGCAATGACTACATGTTACATGTTTTAGTGTTTGTAAGCTTCTTTCTATCTTCCCTTCTTTCCAGTCTCTTGCCTCCATATGGATTCTATTTGGAGTATCTGAAGTGTACCCTTTTCAGTCAATTAGACTGTATTTGTCAATCTTCCTCATTTTTTAACCTGAAGAAAGAGAGTTTTTGACTTTCAGTTCAGTAAATGAACGGAAAATTGAATACCATTGTCCTTCTGATGATTTTTAGCAGTAGAATATTTCCATCGAAGAATGGTCAATTATATAACTGATGGATcacatttcttcattttctttttagtgtACATTACATGagaaaattgttttaaaatactacattatgcagaaacaaacaacaaattaGTAGCATtaaacaaacacacaaaatacGGATCTAGGTTGCAGGCTCATTTCATAGTCTTAACAGCAAGGGAGAGCAGGTTCACTCTGCTGCATTTACTGAAAACTTTAATCGATGCAAGTGGGAATGAAGATTGGACAAATATAGagtgatttcaaattttatggcTCAATTGCCACCTGTTCAAAACATTACTACAAACTCCGGTAACAGCCATTAGAAAACCAGCCACTTTTCATCTGAACTCATTGCAAGTTCTCATTCAGAAACGAAAAGCATTACGAGAGCTGGGAACACAGGGAACAAGACCAAGGATCAACTATGGATGGCAAAAGTGGATGTGGCCACTTCACAAGAGTGCTGTAATGCCAATAACGGGATAAGATCACCTCCTTAGAGGTGGCACAACACCCCTACCAGGTGCAGCTCCACGACCAGCAGCCTGCGCCTACCATTGAGAAATTCAAGAGTCAGGTTGATCGATAATCAAAATGAAAACTATTGAAAAACTCCCTTATTGAGTTAACGGTTTTTTAATTCCCCGCATACCACTCACATTCTTATAAACAGAAACAAGTTTCGACACTCAACAACTTCAGGTAAAAGCACATAGAGAAAAGATTTTTACGGCACTGACTTCTCATAAAACAGGGAAAACACTACTTATTACTGTTGTTGGACAATTAAACATTCTCACCAATATCAAACATAGAATATTGTTCAcacattatattattaacCACCATCAAAGAAAGAACTTACTCTGGCTCGCATTGCAACAGCACGTCCACGTCCTACTCCAAGTGATGAACCCTTGCCCTAAAAGTCCAAAATTAAATGGTGATAAGCACAAAACACGGGGTTTTTCgcctataaaattaacaaaggGGAATTTCTCACTATTTCACCAAAAACACAGGCTTTTTTgcctataaaattaacaaaggGGAATTTCTTGCTATTTTACCAAAAACACAGGGAggttatgcaatttttttttttggggggggggggggggactgTTGAAAAAAGTTCAGATCTTCCATTCTGATTTGTAGGCTTCTGCCATATACGGAAAAGTTAGCATCTCTGAGATATATCAGCAACATTTCTggtcaaacaaatttgatcTTTCACCACTTATCATCACACgacagaataaaaaatttctagaTAGTATAATGTGTTCAATGATCGGTTCTGGAAGTCACAGAAAGGCAATCCCTATACCAACAGAAAAGACGAAATGAACTTAGGCGCAACAGAATGGTACCTTAATTCTAGCTTCCAAACGCTTAAACATGGGAGCATTTTTAAGCATATCTGGAATTACCATGAACCTGGTAAAATTCAGCATCAGTAACATCCAAATAAGTTATGCAACCAGCATCAGTAACATCCAAATAAGTTTATGCAACCACACAGcccaaaataagaaaatgagCATACACCTGACTTTGCTGCCTCTAATGAAAACATGCTCGAGTTGTGAGACCTTTCCGTCCTGTAATATAGTTGACCAACACCAATTCAAAATACAGGTGAACAATGTGGTCACTAAAACAAGCACAAAAATTGTTACACACGGTCATATACACCATAAACGTAGCATCTGCATATCTTAGTATTAACGAGCTACGACTTGTTTTCGCCATATATTACTGTAGGTCCCTTCAAATAATGACAATACTAATAACTCTATCCATGTTCGTCTTTGGAGCAACAAAGAATCATTCATCAATTCTTTGGTACAAACCTTTATATAAACCTACTTCCGTACTCAactataattacacataaaaaaaagaggattaaagtgtaaatttgctacttcaaattttcttcctCAGGTTTTAAAGGTTCAACAAATAGCATACCACAGCGGTGGTGCCAACAACAAAGaactaaaagaaaagagaaagaatcCCAATTAATTGCATAATTGCCACGCTACAGCTTCTTCCTAGGGTTTAACATCTACTAGGGTTTTAAAAAAAGCACATAACAATTACCATTATTACACGgcagaaaaatagaaaatgaaaacccGAAAGTTTTCAACAAGTAACACACTACTGCTAAGAAAGCAAATTCAACAATTAGAGTACCTTAGCGGTATAAGTGATGTTCTCCAACTGGCAATTCCAATTATCCTCGCACTCGACCATACTTCCCCGATACAGTTCCCCGCTCTTCAGCTCCACCGTCACGATGTGTCCCGACGCCTCGTGCAGCAGCTTTACCGGAATCCCTAAGCTCCGACTCATCCTTCTTTCTTCCTCACAAACAACTCGACACAcactttatatatacttcAAGAAAAGCGCAGATCCCGCAAAGGCAGACTGAAACACTCGcatcaaatttttgtttgttcacAGAAATTAGGGCAACAGAGTATCAGAACTGAGAACAGGGGAGCGGGTCGGCGAGTGGGAAGGATAGGATTGTCAATGTCAAACAAACTTCTTCTTTATTTGCCTTAATTGCACAAATGCCCCTCTAAAAGGAAGCAATTAAGATTAAGTAGAATCTACATTTAATATATGACATATTGACACCAATAATTCATCATTAATACCATAACGGCACCTCagtaatatcaataaattcggtGAACTTTGACTAGCggatgaacttatttattagatggaatcaaacttcaagagtgctagatatatttttttaaatcataataaatttacgtgtaattacaccaaatttcaagagagggGAGCAAAActatcccaaaaaaaaaagatatttttctttattaatgaccatgaatgcaaaaataaaCGTGCAATTACCATTACAATCAAAACATGTCCTGATAATCACAATTGCATACAAATTATCACTCAGCATTTCGTCAGAGCAGATCAAAccaataatcattttattaaaa encodes:
- the LOC105169377 gene encoding small nuclear ribonucleoprotein SmD3b-like yields the protein MSRSLGIPVKLLHEASGHIVTVELKSGELYRGSMVECEDNWNCQLENITYTAKDGKVSQLEHVFIRGSKVRFMVIPDMLKNAPMFKRLEARIKGKGSSLGVGRGRAVAMRARAQAAGRGAAPGRGVVPPLRR